The Heyndrickxia acidicola sequence TATCATTCAACTGATAATATGATGGATAAGCTGCATCCTAGTTTAGGAACAGAGCCTACGCAATCAACTATCACTTCCTTTGTAAATAAATTTAATTTGTATCGGCTATCTATAGGCATTATAATAATAAGATGTTCAAATGCTACTGAATGAATTTTTATCTGTTTTTTTATCGATGACCTTTAATTGATAAGGGAGAGATCTATATGAAAAAGGTGTTAACATATGGAACCTATGATCTTTTGCATTGGGGACATATAAACTTACTGAAAAGAGCCAGTGAATTAGGTGACTACTTAATTGTTGGCGTTTCTACAGACGAGTTTAACAAGCTGAAAAATAAAAAATCCTATCATAGCTATGAAGACCGAAAGATGATTCTTGAGGCTATTCGTTATGTAGATAAAGTAATCCCAGAAGAAAATTGGGAGCAAAAGATAGAGGATATAAAGAAGTACGAAATTGACACGTTTGTCATGGGGGATGACTGGAAAGGAAAGTTTGACTACCTATCCGAGTATTGTGATGTCATTTACCTCCCAAGAACGATTGGTATTTCGACAACTAAAATTAAAAAGGACCTCTATTCACTTAAAAATGGGTAGGGAGATTTTAATTGAACTGTATTTGTTTTTGTTTAGACTCCAGTTCATTATACTAAATTGGATTCCGGTTAAAAATAAATTGACCTTTGTCATTTCATTTGAACAGAACAGCTTCTATATATATGAGGAGCTTTTGAAGAGACAAGCCGATTGTGAAATCGTATTTATTTGCGACTCCTCCTGCTATGATATTGTCAAAAATGAGGTGAACGCAAAGGTTCTAAAGCTTAATGCGGCTAGTCCGATCAGCTGGTTTGAAAATATTTATCATCTGGCGACTTCGAAAACCATTATTGTTGACAATTATTTCGGTTTCCTTGCGGCTGTTTCCTTCAAGGCGGAAGTGGAGTGCATTCAAATATGGCATGCAGCTGGAGCCATTAAGACATTCGGTTTAAAGGACCATTCTCTAGCCAATAGAAGCAGCAGGGCCATTGAGCGTTTTAAAAAGGTATATAACCAATTTCATAAAGTAGTGGTAGGTTCTGATGAAATGGCGGCTGTCTTTCAGCAGGCATTTGGTGTTTCTTCGGACAGGTTCCTGTACACTGGTGTTCCGCGTACCGATTTATTTTTTAGTGAAGAAAAGCAAAAACATATCATTGCTGATTTGTACCGTGAAAATCATCATTTAAGCGGGAAAAAAGTGATCCTGTACGCGCCTACATTTCGTGACGGCAGCCTGGACACCTTTGAAATAAAGCTGGACCTTGATTATTTGTACCAGACGCTTGGGGACGAATATGTCCTCATCGTAAAGCTGCATCCTGCTATTAGAAATAAATCTTTTTTACAAAATCGCTATCATCATTTTATAATGGATTATTCAGACTACAGAGACATAAATGATCTGCTTCTTATAACGGATTATCTCATTACAGATTATTCATCTATTCCGTATGAATACGCCCTGATAAATAAGCCCATGCTCTTTTATGCATATGATAAAGAGAGCTACCAGAAGCAGAGAGGGCTATGGATGGATTATGAGAAAATGGTTCCGGGCCCCGTTGTCACAAAGACGGAGGAAATCGTCAGCCAAATAAAAGAAAATCGATTTGATTATAATAGAATCCGCTATTTTTCATCTAAATGGAACAAATATTCACATGGGCATTCTGCCGGTGAATTGGTGAACTACCTATATAAAGAGCGGGGAATTGGGTCACCTGAGAAAGGGAGACAAGTTAGTTATGGAACATGATAGAAATAAAAAAACAACAGGCATTATGTATAAGTTGAAAAATATTAAGAAATCCAGATTGACTCAATTGATATATAAAACGGCGTTCAAGATCGTTAGCTGGATGCCGGTAAAAAAAAATCTTATTGTATTTGAAAGCTACTTAGGAAAGCAATATAGCTGCAATCCCAGGGCTATTTATGAATATCTATTGGAAAATCATCCCGGCTATCAAATGGTCTGGAGTGTCGATAAAAGGTTTGCGAAAAATTTTGAAGGAAAAAACGTTACCGCTGTGCCCCGTTTTTCGTTAAAATGGTTATTGTGCATGGCAAGGGCAAGGTATTGGGTGACAAACAGCCGGATGCCATTGTGGATTCCAAAGCCAAAACATACGGTTTATCTGCAAACGTGGCACGGCACACCGCTTAAAAGGCTGGCGGCAGATATGGAAGAAGTGCATATGCCGGAAACGACCATCAAAGAATATAAGCAAGGCTTTTTAAAGGAAGCGGGCAATTGGGATTACTTGATTTCTCCGAACGCTTATTCCACCGAGATTTTCAAAAGCGCTTTTCAGTTTGAAAAAGAAATGCTGGAGACCGGCTATCCTAGGAATGATTATTTGTACCAGCATAATAATCAGCAAACCATCGATCAGTTTAAACGTTCACACGGAATACCTGCAGATAAAAAAATTATTCTGTATGCTCCAACCTGGCGCGATAATCAGTTTTATGAAAAGGGTAAATATAAGTTTGATTTGGACCTTGATCTAGCACAGTTAAAGGAAAGCCTTGGCGACAATTACATTGTTCTTCTCCGGATGCATTATTTAGTTGCTGAAAATTTTGATCTAAGCCCTTATAATGGTTTTGCATACGATTTTTCTAATCACGAGGATATTCGGGATCTATACTTGATTGCTGACATCCTTATTACGGATTATTCGTCTGTATTCTTCGACTATGCCAATTTAAAGCGGCCTATGATATTCTATGTATATGACATTGAAGAATATCGCGACAATTTACGCGGATTCTATTTTGATTTTGAGAAGACAGCTCCGGGGCCGCTTGTCAAAACAACCGAACAAGTGATTGAGTGTATTAAAAAAACGGAAGAGGAAGACTATGCACTGCCTGATTCCTTTGAACTATTCTATGAAAAATTTTGTTACTTGGAGTCAGGGCAATCAAGCAAAAGAGTAGTTGAAAGAGTTTTTCAAGGAAGGAATTAACTATGAAGTCTTTATTTACGGTCATTAAGGAACAGTTTACTAATTTTTATTTAATTAACAGGTTATCTTTGTATGAAATGAAAAGTGATAATAAGGATAATTTGTTAGGCCTTTTTTGGGTTATATTAAATCCGATGATCCAAATTGGCATCTACTGGTTTGTATTCGGATACGGGATACGTGCAGGAAAACATGTAGGGCATGTTCCGTATTTTGCCTGGCTGATCGCGGGAATCGTTGTCTGGTTTTTTATCAATCCTTCCATTATAGAAGGATCCAGATCTGTCTATAGCAGGCTGAGAATGATATCGAGAATGAGCTTTCCGCTCAGTGCCATCCCAACATACGTCATTTTCGCGAAATTTTATCAGCATTTAATGCTGCTAGCCATTATTATAATCATCCTTCAGTTTTACGGGTATCATGTGTCTGTGCATTATCTGGCACTGCCGTATTACATGGTGGCAACGATTCTGCTTTTGTTTGCTCTGGCTCTTATTACCTCTACACTGTCAACGATTGTACGGGATGTTCATCAGATTGTTCAGTCGTTAATGAGGGTATTGTTTTACATTACACCGATATTATGGGTCCAAACAGGTATGAGTAAGTGGATTGTCATTCTGATGAAGGCGAACCCATTGTATTATATTATTGAAGGATATCGGAATTGCCTTTTAGGGAAAAGCTGGTATTTCGTCGATCACTGGTTTTACACTCTATATTTCTGGGCAGTACTATTGGTATTATTATGGATCGGCTCTGTTCTCCATATGAAATTCAGAGATAGATTGGTCGACTATTTATAAGGTTCTTCTGCTTTTGTATTTTGTACCGTTATTTAGAAAGAATAATTTATAATAAAAAATGGCGCTGGGAAAGCCCATATTGAGGCCATGTGCCATCTTATACGAAAACAACCTTTTAAAAAACAGGAAGTGAAGACTATGAGCAAAACAGTGGTCGTTAAGCATATTGCTAAAAAATATAAAATGTATAAAAAGGATTCGGAAAAGCTGCTAGACCTGATCTTGCCTGGCGGATATGGAGATGACTTCTATGCGCTTAGAGATATTAGCTTTGAAGCCAATGAAGGCGATGTTATCGGGATTGTCGGAGTAAATGGTTCGGGGAAATCCACTCTGTCCAATATCATTTCCGGAATTATTCCGCCAAGTGCAGGAACGCTTGAGATAAAAGGACAGGCAGCATTAATTGCGATAAATGCCGGATTGAATAACAATTTAACCGGACGCGAAAATATCGAATTGAAATGTTTAATGCTCGGTTTCAACCGCAAAGAAATTCGCGAGCTCGAGCCTGAAATTGTTGATTTTGCCGACCTTGGCCATTTTATTGACCAGCCGGTTAAAAACTACTCCAGCGGGATGAAATCAAGGCTTGGTTTTGCCATTTCAGTCAATATCGATCCCGATATACTTATCATTGACGAAGCGCTGTCTGTTGGTGACCAAACCTTTACTGATAAATGTTTGGCCAAGATGGATGAGTTCAAAGAGCGTGGTAAAACCATTTTCTTTATCAGCCACTCTTTAAATCAGGTACAGGATTTCTGTACAAAAACGCTCTGGATTGAGTATGGGGAAGTAAAGGAATATGGATCAGTGGAGGAAGTCCTTCCGCATTACAGCCAATTCCTAAAGGACTTCAAGAAAATGTCTGCTCAAGAACAGAAGAAGTACAGGGAAGAAACACTAAAAAAACGATTGGGAAGCAGCTTAACAGCAGCAAAATAAGCTGAAGTAACCCTTTATAAAGCCTGAATGAATCTTAAGCAAGATCTCATTCAGGCTTTTTTCATTTTCTTATGAGAAGCTCTTTTTAAAAAAATATGTTATATTACACAAAAATCATTGTGAGGAATAAAAACCAGCGGGATGATCAGTGCACTTCCCAAGTCTCTCTTACATCCTCTTGTTGATTTGATACCAAAATTGATTGAAGCAAAAGGCGCGAGACTCCTGCGGGATCAGGGTGGTAGGGAAACCCCATTAGGAGCATAGTGAAGAAGAGGCTCCCAGCCTGCCACGAAAACGAGTGCCTAAAGCGGAACTGAACCAGCAGGATGATCAGTGCACTTCCCAAGTCTCTCTTGCATCCTCTTGTTGATTTGATACCAAAGTTGATTGAAGCGGAAGGCACGAGACTCCTGCGGGAAAAGCTGGCCAAAGGGAGACCCCGCAGGAGCTTGCGACGAGGAGGCTCCCGGCCGCCCGCGGAAAGCGAGTGCTGAAGCGGAAATCAACCAGCAGGATGATTAACGCACAACCAATGCCTGAATTAGAACTCAATCTAAAGTGATTGAAGCGTGTCAGGAAAACCCCGCAGGAGAAAGGTTACCAAAGCCGCCAAAATATCGTGTTTGGAAAATTCAATTCAGGCAAACCTAATTCTTAAATAAGGGTCATAGGATATGGAAGAGAAGGCTAAAACAATCCTAATAAATGGTTTTACATGACATCCTGAAAAGAACCATTATAATGGAGGTACACCAACGTGATTTTTCACTAAGCATGAAACAATTATAAGTATAAAACGTATAAGAGATAACGATAAATAAGGAGGAATCATCTATGCAGGCAGAGCGTAAAAGGATACTGGATCTTTTAAAGGACGGAAAGCTTTCTACAGAGGAGGCTTTAACATTGCTGGAAGCCCTTGACAAAGAAGCGGGTGAAAAAGGAAATCCTGCTCCCGAGTCAAGAGCCTCCTATAAAGAAAAGGAAGAAACGTTCGAGGAGAAACAGCAGGAAGAGGAGGAATTTAGCACCCGTGAGGAAAAATATGCACGAAGCGGGAAATCCTCATTTGATGAAAAACAGTTTGCCCAATTTGCCGGGGCAAAGGATAAAATTTTGGACCTGGTCAGCACAGCTATAAAGAAAGTCAAAGACTTTGATCTGCAGCTGAATCAATCTGTTGAATTTCCACATGTGTTCCAGCAATCGAATGCAATTGTTAACAGAGTTGATATCGATGTGGCAAATGGACATGTAGAAGTAAAGCCGTGGGATCAGCAGGATGTTCGAATTGAATGTCAGGTTAAAGTATTTAGAACCGATGACAGGGAAGAAGCCAGAAGCACTTTTATAAAAAATAGCTATTATGCAATTGAAAATGAAAAGCTTCGTTTTACGACACAATCAAAGTGGATCAAGACAGACACAGTCGTATATCTTCCGAGGCAGACATACGAGAAAGCATCTATCCGCACCTTTAATGGACGCATTAGCGCTGACGGGATTCACGCAGAGGACATGAAGGTAAAAACCGCGAACGGAAAAATACAGCTATCAGATGTGGAATCTGAAAAGATGGAAGCGGAAACGGCGAATGGGAAAATTACGATCATTAACAGCAAAGCGAGCAGACTTGCTGCAGAAACGATGAATGGCAGCCTTGATGTAGAAGGGAAATTTGTTTCTACGGATCTTCAAACCTTTAATGGGAATATTAATTGTACGCTTGGCGAGGAAATGATGGACACGATTCATACAAAAGCCGTAACCGGGTCCATATCGATCTATCTGCCTGCGGATATATCCGTAGAAGGAGAATGTAAGTCTAATCTTGGAAATTATAAAATTGATCTGGAGGGCTATGAAGTCCTGGATGAGAAAAAAGAAATTGTCCAAAAACAGCTTCGTTTTAACAGAAGCGGACATACCGAGGTGCCAGTCCATTTATTTGCAGATACAAAAACAGGTTCTATCTACATTAAGTAGGCTCTCAAAAAAGGGATACATGAACCATGCTTCAGCACCAAGTAAAATTGAAATGAGGCAAATAGTATGAAACAACTTACACGGTCACGAACGAATCGAAAGCTTGCGGGAGTGTTTGGAGGATTGTCGGATTATTTCAATGTCGACGCCAATCTATTGAGAATTGTGTTTATCCTGGTATTGGCATTCACTGCATTTGTTCCAGGCTTTCTCGTTTATGTCCTTTCTATCTTTATCATCCCTAATGAAGAGGTATAACGATGAGATGGTTATTAAGTATCTTAATTAACGCTGTCCTGTTCATCGCTATAGCGGGATATCTCCCGGGTTTTAAAGTTCATGGCTTCAGTGCTGCTTTAGAAGCAAGCTTTATTTTGTCTATATTGAACCTGCTGGTTCGTCCCATTTTAATCATTCTCACACTGCCGATTACCATTGTTACCCTCGGCTTCTTCCTGCTATTCATTAATGCCTTTACATTAGTTATAACGGATAAACTAATGGGAAGCCGCTTTGACATGACTAATTTTGGGGTCGCATTTCTGGTAGCAGTGATCATGGCAGTCGTGAACGTTGTTATTCAGCACATGTTTTTTCAATCGCGAAGCAAAAGATAAGAAAAAGGGACAGCAGGCCGCTGTCCTTTTCTTTATTTCAATTATTGATCTCCTTTCGTAGTTCTCTTCACACTTTAACCTGCTTGTCCTTGCTCACAATTCTAATGTTAACGCGGCTTTAAGAAATAAACCTGCGCCACTCCATCGGCAATCGCTTTTGCACAAAGTTTTTGATAGGACGGCGAGCAGAGCAATGCCTCTTCCTTTTTGTTTGTATAAAACCCGCACTCAACCAGAACCGCTGTCATGTTGGTTTCCCTCAGGACATGAAAATCCGCACGCTTTACACCTCTGTCGGCAAGGCCGGATGCTTGAATGATGCAGTGTTGTATTGCTGATGCGAGCGACAGGGCTTCCTTTGGCTTGGAAAGGTAAACAAATGTTTCGATGCCGTTTGCCTGATTCCAGTCTTTTCCGTCTCCTGCAGCATTGGCATGAATGGAAATATAGCAATTTGCTCCAAGACGGTTTGCCAGGTTTGTACGTTTAGACAGTGGGACATCCTCTTTTTTGGAATGGGCAAAATAAACGCTCACATTTTGATAGGTCTCCAATATTTCACGTGTATAATCTGTAGCTGCGCTTGTAAAGCTAAACTCTTTAAGCCCATTAGGACTTCTCTTACCAGGGGTATCGGGTCCATGTCCGGCATCCAGCACAATTTTCATTTCTATCATCCTCCAATCCATTTTTATTAGTCACAAAGCTGCGCCCTCAAAAATATTCGGTACAATGCTATAATAGAAATCCGGACTGTGTCAGGATACCCGGAAAGCTTTTTTATAGGGACTGGTTTTGTAGATAGTAGAAATGATAAAATAAAATGGAAATCCTATTGGGAATTTTCAAGTTTCCAGTCGGCTGGTGCTTGAATGATTTCTGCAGCATTCGAAAAAATGCCCCAAAAGCATAGAATAAATCCTTTGATTCAGTAAAATTTTAAGCTGGTACAAAGACAGGATATATTCATTTTTAATTTTAAGGAGGACTATCCCTTTGGCAAAAGTTCGCGTCGAAGATATTATTAAAAAATTCAATCTTGAGTTAGTCAGTGGAGGGGAGGGAGTCCACCGTACTATTACTACCAGCGATATCTCCCGTCCTGGACTGGAGCTTTCCGGATACTTTGAGCATTATCCGGCTGATCGGATTCAATTGCTGGGTAGAACCGAGATATCCTTTAGTGAGCAGCTGGATTCCGTGGATCGTAAAATTCGTTTGGAAAAGATGTGCGATGATATTACACCGGCTATCATCATCTCGAGAGACTTGGAGGTGCCGAAAGAGCTGATTGAAGCATCTGAGGAATACTCCGTACCCGTCATGCGTACACCGATGAAAACAACCCGCTTTGTTTCAAGGTTGACCAACTATTTGGAATTCAAACTTGCACCGACTACTGCTATTCATGGTGTGCTTGTGGACATTTATGGCGTTGGGGTCTTGATTACGGGTAAAAGCGGCGTCGGAAAAAGTGAGGCAGCCCTTGAGCTTGTAAAGCGAGGCCACAGACTTGTAGCCGATGACTGTGTAGAGATTCGCCAGGAGGATGGAGATACACTGATCGGCAATGCTCCTGAGCTGATTGAACACCTGCTTGAAATTAGAGGTCTTGGCATTATTGATGTTATGACGATGTTTGGGGCAGGAGCTGTTCGTTCACATAAAAGGATTTCTATGATTGTCTCCCTTGAAATCTGGGATCAAAATAAACAGTATGACCGTCTGGGGCTTGATGAAGAGAAAATGAAAATTATTGATAGTGATGTGACGAAAATTACGATTCCTGTCCGTCCTGGACGAAATATTGCCGTTCTTATTGAAGTGGCGGCAATGAATTTCCGCCTTAAAAAAATGGGGGTCAATGCTGCGCAGCAGTTTACCGAGAAGCTCGCAGATGTCATTGAAGATGGTGATAGATAATCATCAAATGAGGGGATTTTAGGGGGAAAGCAGTTTGCTTGTTAAGCCTGGGAATTGCTTTGTATAGAGAGGAGAACAATCAATGAATTCTGGATCACATCCGCTTAATCCCATTGCGCTTCACTTAGGTGGACTCGAGGTGCACTGGTATGGCGTTATTATTGGCTGCGGAATTGCAATCGGTTTGATCCTGGCCATGCGGGAAGCTCAAAGAAGGGGCCTCGATAAGGATATTATCCCGGATCTTTTAATCTGGGCCATTCCGATCGCTATTATATGTGCACGTATCTATTATGTATCATTCGAGTTTCCATATTATTCACAGCACCCAAGTGAAATCATTAAAATCTGGCACGGCGGTATTGCCATTCACGGCGGCCTCATTGGCGCAGTTATTACAGCTATTATTTTTTCAAAGATTAAAAAGATGTCCTTTTGGAAGCTTGCAGATATCACTGCGCCGAGCATCATTCTTGCGCAAGGTATTGGACGCTGGGGAAATTTCATGAATCAGGAAGCCCATGGCGGGGAAGTCAGCCGTCAATTTCTTGAGAATTTGCATTTGCCGGCATTTATTATTAACCAAATGGATATTAACGGCCATTATTATCATCCAACCTTTTTGTATGAGTCTGTTTGGGATGTAGCTGGTTTTATCATTTTAATCCTTTTAAGAAATAAAGCTAATCTGCGTAGAGGAGAGGTTTTTTTAAGCTATCTGGTTTGGTATTCAATCGGCCGCTTCTTTATTGAGGGTATGCGTACGGACAGCTTGATGCTGACAAGCTTTTTACGGATTGCACAAGTGGTATCCATTGTGTTGATTGTTGTGGGTACCGTCCTGATTATCGTTAGGAGGAAAACGGGTATGGCGGCTGAGCCGTATCGGAATGATTCTATTGAAGCTGCCGAAAAGGCACCGACTAATCCATAATTTTAGAGTAGAAACTGGCATATGCCGGTTTCTTTTATTTTGGCAGATGATGTGAAAGGATTCTGCATTAATCAACTTTAGTTACCGGTCAACATGAGATTTAAGATAGATATGGCAAGTGCCCTAATCATTCCTGCTGGTTGATTTACGCTGCAGGCACTCGCTTTCCGCGGGGCGATTGTGGAGCCTCCTCGTCGCTGCGCTCCTGCGGGGTCTCCCCAAATTCGCTGATCCCGCAGGAGTCTCGTGCCTTCTGCTTCAATCAACATTGGTTTGAGTCCTTACTTCAGACTCTAATTGAGTTATGGGGAGTGCTCCGGTCACCCTGCTGGTTGATTTACGCTGCAGGCACTCGCTTTCCGCGGGGCGATTGTGGAGCCTCCTCGTCGCTGTGCTCCTGCAGGGTCTCCCCAAATTCTCTGATCCCGCAGGAGTCTCGTGCCATCCGCTCCAATCAACTTTGGATATCAATCTATATTGGGATATAAGAGAGAAGTGGGAAGTGCCCTGGTCATCCTGCAGGTTGGTTTTGGCGCAGCACCTCCAATTGCAGCAAGTTTTACGATCAGAGACTTTGTTTTTTTATGGTAAAAGTTTTATCATAAGGGAAGATATCAACAAAGATTAAAGGAAGGTACATAGAAATGGACAGAAAAATAACAACAGTGCTTTTTGATTTAGACGGAACGCTTATTGATACGAATGAATTGATCATCCAATCCTTTTTACATACGTTAAATCATTATTATCCTGAAAAATATGCAAGAGAGGATGTACTGCCATTTATGGGGCCGACTTTAGCTGAAACCTTTACCTCTATTGCCCCGGAAATGGTGGAAGCGATGATTCAGCGCTACAGAATGTTTAACCATGCTCAGCATGATTCGCTGGTGAAGGAATTTGAGGGTGTCTTTGAAACGGTAAAATCCTTAAAAGAGAGCGGATATAAGCTTGCCATTGTTTCTACTAAAATTGGTGAAACTGTGATGAAGGGACTTAAGCTTACACAGCTGGATCAATTTTTTGATGTGGTGATCTCCCTTGACGAGGTGGTTCATGCAAAGCCTCATCCCGAGCCTTTGCAAAAGGCATTAGAACAGCTTGACTCGAAGCCGGAGGAATCCATCATGGTGGGAGACAGCAAGCATGATATTCTTGGAGGTAAGAATGCGGGTACGCTTACAGCAGGGGTAGCTTGGTCTGCAAAGGGAAGAGAGTATATTGCTAGCTTTGAACCGGATTTTATCCTTGAAAAAATGAGTGACATTCTCGAATATCTTAACGTGGAGCATGCATGAGAAGGACCCGGCGATATCCTGTAACAGGGGCTAATTCATTATGGCATGTATACAAGACGGTTCCTTTTTTTAAGGTTGTGAAAAACTTTATCGTGATTCAGGCAGCAAGATATACGCCTTCATTAGCGATGAAAAACTGGATGTACAGAAGGTTTCTCCGTATGAAAGTGGGAGAGCAAACTTCCTTTGCGCTGATGGTGATGCCGGATGTAATGTTTCCTGAGAAAATAACAGTGGGACGCAATACCGTTATTGGCTATAACACCACGATTTTAGCCCATGAATATTTAATTCAGGAATATCGGCTGGGGGATGTGAAAATTGGAAGCGAAGTCATGATTGGAGCGAATTCGACGATTCTGCCGGGAGTGGAAATAGGAGACGGTGCCATTATTTCGGCAGGCACTCTCGTTCACAGGGATGTGCCTGCAGGAGCTTTCGTTGGAGGCAACCCGATGAAGATTATTTATACAGCAGAAGAAATGAAAGCACGCCAAAACTGTTTGCCGGGTAATGAAAACCGCCGTTCCTAATGCTTGTGGCAGGGACCTGATAAAATAACTATCATTGCCTGTTAATCATTGGGGGATTCTATGTTATACTACAATAACCAAGGCTGTTTTAAAAAGGCTGTTCTCGCATCCATTGTTGCTTTTTGTACATTGGACATGGGATTTTTTTTGCCCAATTTGCAGAAGCCGGCATAGGGGATTTTGCTGGTTTATCTGCACGTCATGCAACTAAGCTTTGAAAAAGCCTTAATCAATCATGTTTCATTTGTGAGGGACTTTTATGTTTAAAGACTCAAAAGCCATTCAGGAAAAGGGTGTAGTCGTTTCCTTTTTACCAACAGGTGAATATTACTTTAATAAAGGAATCAATGCCTATCACCGCCATGACCTGAAAAAAGCGAAAAAATACTTGCAGCGTGCAGCGCAGCTTGAGCCCTTTGAGCCCATGATTGCCTGCCAGCTTGCATTAGTCTATATGCATTTAGAGGAATATCAAAAATCGAATGACCTGCTTCATTCCATCCTGAAAGAGCTTGATCCAAGGATGTCGGAATGCCACTATTTCATGGCTAATAATTACGCTGAATTAGGGCTGTTTGGTGATGCCCATAAGCATGCCAAAATATATCTGGAACAGGATCCGCTTGGGGAATTTACCGAAGAGGCAGAGGATTTGATTTATATCATAAATACAGAGGAAGCCGGCGACTACCCGATAGACGACCAGGATGAGCTTATTGTCCAGCAGGAAAAAGCCAGAGAATTACTTGAATCCGGAAATTTCGGCAAAGCGATAGAAATTCTTCAGGAAATCATTCAAAGCTATCCTGATTACTGGTCAGCCTACAATAATTTAGCTCTCGGATATTTTTATCTCGGTGATATGGATAAAGCAGCGGGAGTTTTGGAAGATCTTCTGAAGAAAAATCCTGGCAATTTGCATGCTCTTTGCAATATTGCTGTTTTTCTCTACCATCAGCGCCGTGACGAGGAACTGGACGAGCTTCTGGAAGGATTGGCAAAGGTACAGCCCATCCTTATTGAACATCAGTATAAGCTGGGAGCGACCTTTGCGCTTCTTGGCCAGTACGAACAATCCTACATGTGGCTTAATAAGCTGAGAAGAATGGGGTTTGATGGTGATGCAGGTTTCTATTACTGGTACTCCATTTCTGCATACCATACAGGACACAGGCTGGCTGCTGAAAATGCCTGGAAAATCCTTTTGGAAATAAGTCCGGAAAAAGAAGGCCACGAACCATGGAATGAGAAAAGGTCCAGGGATGCAGGGTTTGAAGGCCATATTACCTCGATTTTAAAAAAGTTAAAAAGTGAATATATGGAGGAAAGGCTTTTTGGCATTTTTCTGTTGTCTTTATCCCGCAAAAAGCAGGATATCATAGCCCATCCAGACTTCAAACAGCTGGACGAGTTCACTTTGACGGAAAAAATCTATTTGGCCAATGTCCTTGACGCCAATATTAAGGACCATTTTGATCCGGATGGAAACATTGCAAAGGGCCATCAA is a genomic window containing:
- the tagH gene encoding teichoic acids export ABC transporter ATP-binding subunit TagH; translation: MSKTVVVKHIAKKYKMYKKDSEKLLDLILPGGYGDDFYALRDISFEANEGDVIGIVGVNGSGKSTLSNIISGIIPPSAGTLEIKGQAALIAINAGLNNNLTGRENIELKCLMLGFNRKEIRELEPEIVDFADLGHFIDQPVKNYSSGMKSRLGFAISVNIDPDILIIDEALSVGDQTFTDKCLAKMDEFKERGKTIFFISHSLNQVQDFCTKTLWIEYGEVKEYGSVEEVLPHYSQFLKDFKKMSAQEQKKYREETLKKRLGSSLTAAK
- a CDS encoding CDP-glycerol glycerophosphotransferase family protein, whose amino-acid sequence is MGREILIELYLFLFRLQFIILNWIPVKNKLTFVISFEQNSFYIYEELLKRQADCEIVFICDSSCYDIVKNEVNAKVLKLNAASPISWFENIYHLATSKTIIVDNYFGFLAAVSFKAEVECIQIWHAAGAIKTFGLKDHSLANRSSRAIERFKKVYNQFHKVVVGSDEMAAVFQQAFGVSSDRFLYTGVPRTDLFFSEEKQKHIIADLYRENHHLSGKKVILYAPTFRDGSLDTFEIKLDLDYLYQTLGDEYVLIVKLHPAIRNKSFLQNRYHHFIMDYSDYRDINDLLLITDYLITDYSSIPYEYALINKPMLFYAYDKESYQKQRGLWMDYEKMVPGPVVTKTEEIVSQIKENRFDYNRIRYFSSKWNKYSHGHSAGELVNYLYKERGIGSPEKGRQVSYGT
- a CDS encoding DUF4097 family beta strand repeat-containing protein, yielding MQAERKRILDLLKDGKLSTEEALTLLEALDKEAGEKGNPAPESRASYKEKEETFEEKQQEEEEFSTREEKYARSGKSSFDEKQFAQFAGAKDKILDLVSTAIKKVKDFDLQLNQSVEFPHVFQQSNAIVNRVDIDVANGHVEVKPWDQQDVRIECQVKVFRTDDREEARSTFIKNSYYAIENEKLRFTTQSKWIKTDTVVYLPRQTYEKASIRTFNGRISADGIHAEDMKVKTANGKIQLSDVESEKMEAETANGKITIINSKASRLAAETMNGSLDVEGKFVSTDLQTFNGNINCTLGEEMMDTIHTKAVTGSISIYLPADISVEGECKSNLGNYKIDLEGYEVLDEKKEIVQKQLRFNRSGHTEVPVHLFADTKTGSIYIK
- a CDS encoding PspC domain-containing protein — protein: MKQLTRSRTNRKLAGVFGGLSDYFNVDANLLRIVFILVLAFTAFVPGFLVYVLSIFIIPNEEV
- a CDS encoding N-acetylmuramoyl-L-alanine amidase family protein, which translates into the protein MKIVLDAGHGPDTPGKRSPNGLKEFSFTSAATDYTREILETYQNVSVYFAHSKKEDVPLSKRTNLANRLGANCYISIHANAAGDGKDWNQANGIETFVYLSKPKEALSLASAIQHCIIQASGLADRGVKRADFHVLRETNMTAVLVECGFYTNKKEEALLCSPSYQKLCAKAIADGVAQVYFLKPR
- a CDS encoding ABC transporter permease; the protein is MKSLFTVIKEQFTNFYLINRLSLYEMKSDNKDNLLGLFWVILNPMIQIGIYWFVFGYGIRAGKHVGHVPYFAWLIAGIVVWFFINPSIIEGSRSVYSRLRMISRMSFPLSAIPTYVIFAKFYQHLMLLAIIIIILQFYGYHVSVHYLALPYYMVATILLLFALALITSTLSTIVRDVHQIVQSLMRVLFYITPILWVQTGMSKWIVILMKANPLYYIIEGYRNCLLGKSWYFVDHWFYTLYFWAVLLVLLWIGSVLHMKFRDRLVDYL
- the tagD gene encoding glycerol-3-phosphate cytidylyltransferase; the protein is MKKVLTYGTYDLLHWGHINLLKRASELGDYLIVGVSTDEFNKLKNKKSYHSYEDRKMILEAIRYVDKVIPEENWEQKIEDIKKYEIDTFVMGDDWKGKFDYLSEYCDVIYLPRTIGISTTKIKKDLYSLKNG
- a CDS encoding phage holin family protein, giving the protein MRWLLSILINAVLFIAIAGYLPGFKVHGFSAALEASFILSILNLLVRPILIILTLPITIVTLGFFLLFINAFTLVITDKLMGSRFDMTNFGVAFLVAVIMAVVNVVIQHMFFQSRSKR